The genomic stretch GCGACCTCCTGGTGCTGGCCGCTTTTGGCGGTGGATTCACCTGGGGCGCCACGTTGATCAAATGGGCTTACTAAATCATTTCTTTATGCGCGTGGCTTCCGCAGCCAGGTAAAGGCGATGAAGTCGGTATTGGGGATCCTCTCCACCCCGGACTGGCGGAGCATGGTGACCAGCTGCCCGCGATGGTAACTGCTATGGTTGAAAGCATGCATCAGGACCTGCCATACCGGTTGTTTGACAGGCTCCCTTTTAGAAGTATGGTATTTCATCACATGCAGGAGGGCCGCTTCGGAGGCCTGCTGTACCCAGCTGCTGATCACCTGGTCCTGGTGCCGGATGCTGGTAGCCAGGTCCTGGATAGTACCGGTGAAACTGTCGCCAGGGCGGATCACGTGCTCCTGTAAACGCACCCGCTGGTACCAGGCGCTCTCGGTATCCCAGATATGCAGGAGGGTGGCGTAAAGGGTGGGAAAACTGGAAGCCAGCGCCTGGTGTGCGGATGCTTCCGGCAAAGCCGTGATGCAATCCAGTATCCGCTGATTGGCCCAGGCATTATAAGCAGCGTATTGCAGTAACAGTTCCTTCATGAGGCGGTGCAGTAGTTTTTTACTAAAAATACTTGTTTTCGCCGTACTATTACAACATGAATATACGCATCAGAAAAGCGGTCCGGGAAGATTGTCCCCGGCTGCTGGAGCTGGTCCATGAACTGGCCGTTTATGAAAAAGCCCCCGAGGCGGTGACCGTATCCCCACAGCATTTTGCCGATAGCGGCTTTGGCCCCCACCCTGTCTGGTGGGCTTTTGTGGCAGAAACCCCTGCTGCCGGTGGCGGTCCCGGCCAGGTCCACGGCTTCGCCCTCTACTATATCCGCTTCAGCACCTGGAAGGGACAACGGATGTACCTGGAAGATATCCTGGTCACGGAGTCCATGCGCGGCCAGGGACTGGGTAAGCTGCTGTTTGACAGGCTCATTGAAGAAGCCCGCGAAAAACAGTTCAGCGGCATCGTGTGGCAGGTGCTGGAATGGAACCAACCGGCCATCAATTTCTACAAAAAGTATACGGAAGGTTTTGATCCCGAATGGATCAATGTCAGCATGGAACTGTAAGGGCCACCCAACCAATGCCCGAT from Candidatus Pseudobacter hemicellulosilyticus encodes the following:
- a CDS encoding GNAT family N-acetyltransferase — protein: MNIRIRKAVREDCPRLLELVHELAVYEKAPEAVTVSPQHFADSGFGPHPVWWAFVAETPAAGGGPGQVHGFALYYIRFSTWKGQRMYLEDILVTESMRGQGLGKLLFDRLIEEAREKQFSGIVWQVLEWNQPAINFYKKYTEGFDPEWINVSMEL
- a CDS encoding DinB family protein, producing the protein MKELLLQYAAYNAWANQRILDCITALPEASAHQALASSFPTLYATLLHIWDTESAWYQRVRLQEHVIRPGDSFTGTIQDLATSIRHQDQVISSWVQQASEAALLHVMKYHTSKREPVKQPVWQVLMHAFNHSSYHRGQLVTMLRQSGVERIPNTDFIAFTWLRKPRA